In the Oryza glaberrima chromosome 6, OglaRS2, whole genome shotgun sequence genome, one interval contains:
- the LOC127775729 gene encoding expansin-like A4 isoform X2: MDDNGDVHFCHRATAVGALLLLHLVVVANAAAHSCDWCTPRHSTVSILPTPTHAAHLTGGACGFGAAPMELNVAAVTADLFRHGHACGACYQLRCRDRRLCGEDGVKVVVADMAKQPQQEGEMNRTAGGSLQFRITEDAFAAMAKQGVSAHELTRQRTLEVDFRRIPCEYRESRRLAVRVEEASRNPTHLAIRFLYQGGQTDIAAVEIAQANATPPSSSYYSSWRYMTRRDGAPGVWTTSRAPAGPLRLRVVVTAGSGGKWLRSDGEVLPADWRPGEVYDTGLRVTDVAVRSCSLSCAIQDMDSDDGEEEELR, from the exons ATGGACGACAACGGCGACGTCCATTTCTGCCACAGAGCCACCGCCGTCGGGGCGCTGCTTCTTCTCCACCTTGTCGTcgtcgccaacgccgccgcccactcctGCGATTGGTGCACCCCGCGCCACTCCACCGTCTCCATCCTCCCCACCCCCACGCACGCCGCCCATCTCACCG GTGGCGCCTGCGGGTTCGGTGCCGCACCAATGGAGCTCAACgttgccgccgtcaccgccgaccTCTTCCGCCATGGCCATGCCTGCGGCGCCTGCTACCAG TTAAGGTGCAGAGACCGGAGACTGTGCGGGGAGGACGGCGtcaaggtcgtcgtcgccgacatgGCGAAGCAGCCGCAGCAGGAGGGGGAGATGAACCGGACAGCCGGCGGCTCGCTGCAGTTTCGCATCACCGAGGACGCCTTCGCGGCCATGGCCAAGCAGGGCGTCTCCGCTCACGAGCTCACGAGGCAGCGCACGCTAGAGGTGGACTTCAGGAGGATACCTTGCGAGTACAGGGAGAGCAGGAGGTTGGCGGtgagggtggaggaggcgagcagGAACCCGACCCACCTCGCCATCCGCTTCCTGTACCAGGGCGGCCagaccgacatcgccgccgttGAGATCGCGCAGGCGAACGctacaccgccgtcgtcgtcgtactATTCGTCGTGGAGGTACATgacgcggcgcgacggcgcgccgGGAGTCTGGACGACGtcgcgcgcgccggccggcccgcTGCGGCTCCGCGTCGTGGTGACGGCCGGCTCCGGCGGGAAATGGCTGCGTAGCGACGGTGAGGTGCTTCCCGCCGACTGGAGGCCCGGCGAGGTGTACGACACCGGCCTTCGGGTCACCGACGTCGCCGTGCGCTCGTGCAGCCTCTCCTGTGCCATCCAGGACATGGACAGCGAtgatggagaggaggaagagctcAGATGA
- the LOC127777868 gene encoding uncharacterized protein LOC127777868, which translates to MAPSFARSISFPLSPSRSSSKHSSPPATPGYHARSISLPCRSHPILAHLHTHIRAVRSWAHDPTSVASGLAHLDALHAALGELLDLPEAQAALSAANDRLLDAFLRLADAHGSFQETVVALKQDVAEALAAIRRRDGARLASAVRSQRKAGKELARLAAAARDGARPSRLGLGGSAAEVEVTGLLMESAAVTAAASATLFNTVASMSASASAAACSCRKTAALVCLIKKTSASSEEEKETMALVERLEELEECIDELDNGSDKVFRSLVQTRVALLNIHTHIF; encoded by the coding sequence ATGGCGCCCAGCTTCGCACGCTCCATCTCCTTCCCGCTCAGCCCTTCCAGGTCGTCGTCCAAGCACAGCTCTCCACCCGCAACGCCGGGTTACCATGCTCGATCCATCAGCCTCCCATGCCGCTCCCACCCAATCCTCGCCCACCTCCACACCCACATCCGCGCCGTCCGCTCCTGGGCGCACGACCCCACCTCCGTCGCCTCCGGCCTCGCCCACCTCGACGCGCTCCACGCCGCCCTCGGTGAGCTCCTCGACCTCCCCGAGGCCCaggccgccctctccgccgccaacgaccgcctcctcgacgccttcctccgcctcgccgacgcCCACGGCAGCTTCCAGGAGACCGTCGTCGCGCTCAAGCAGGACGTCGCTGAGGCCCTggccgccatccgccgccgcgacggcgcgcgcCTCGCCTCCGCGGTGCGCTCGCAGCGCAAGGCCGGGAAGGAgctcgcccgcctcgccgccgccgcgagggacGGCGCCAGGCCGTCGCGCCTCGGGCTCGGCGGgagcgcggcggaggtggaggtgaccGGCCTGCTGATGGAGTCGGCcgcggtcaccgccgccgcgtccgcgacGCTGTTCAACACCGTGGCGTCCATGTCGGcgtcggcttcggcggcggcgtgctcttGCCGGAAGACGGCGGCGTTGGTGTGCCTGATCAAGAagacgtcggcgtcgtcggaggaggagaaggagacgaTGGCGCTGGTGGAGAGGctggaggagctggaggagtGCATCGATGAGCTCGACAACGGCAGCGACAAGGTGTTCAGGAGCCTTGTGCAGACCAGGGTTGCACTGCTCAACATACACACCCACATCTTCTAA
- the LOC127775729 gene encoding expansin-like A4 isoform X1 has translation MDDNGDVHFCHRATAVGALLLLHLVVVANAAAHSCDWCTPRHSTVSILPTPTHAAHLTGGACGFGAAPMELNVAAVTADLFRHGHACGACYQMQLRCRDRRLCGEDGVKVVVADMAKQPQQEGEMNRTAGGSLQFRITEDAFAAMAKQGVSAHELTRQRTLEVDFRRIPCEYRESRRLAVRVEEASRNPTHLAIRFLYQGGQTDIAAVEIAQANATPPSSSYYSSWRYMTRRDGAPGVWTTSRAPAGPLRLRVVVTAGSGGKWLRSDGEVLPADWRPGEVYDTGLRVTDVAVRSCSLSCAIQDMDSDDGEEEELR, from the exons ATGGACGACAACGGCGACGTCCATTTCTGCCACAGAGCCACCGCCGTCGGGGCGCTGCTTCTTCTCCACCTTGTCGTcgtcgccaacgccgccgcccactcctGCGATTGGTGCACCCCGCGCCACTCCACCGTCTCCATCCTCCCCACCCCCACGCACGCCGCCCATCTCACCG GTGGCGCCTGCGGGTTCGGTGCCGCACCAATGGAGCTCAACgttgccgccgtcaccgccgaccTCTTCCGCCATGGCCATGCCTGCGGCGCCTGCTACCAG ATGCAGTTAAGGTGCAGAGACCGGAGACTGTGCGGGGAGGACGGCGtcaaggtcgtcgtcgccgacatgGCGAAGCAGCCGCAGCAGGAGGGGGAGATGAACCGGACAGCCGGCGGCTCGCTGCAGTTTCGCATCACCGAGGACGCCTTCGCGGCCATGGCCAAGCAGGGCGTCTCCGCTCACGAGCTCACGAGGCAGCGCACGCTAGAGGTGGACTTCAGGAGGATACCTTGCGAGTACAGGGAGAGCAGGAGGTTGGCGGtgagggtggaggaggcgagcagGAACCCGACCCACCTCGCCATCCGCTTCCTGTACCAGGGCGGCCagaccgacatcgccgccgttGAGATCGCGCAGGCGAACGctacaccgccgtcgtcgtcgtactATTCGTCGTGGAGGTACATgacgcggcgcgacggcgcgccgGGAGTCTGGACGACGtcgcgcgcgccggccggcccgcTGCGGCTCCGCGTCGTGGTGACGGCCGGCTCCGGCGGGAAATGGCTGCGTAGCGACGGTGAGGTGCTTCCCGCCGACTGGAGGCCCGGCGAGGTGTACGACACCGGCCTTCGGGTCACCGACGTCGCCGTGCGCTCGTGCAGCCTCTCCTGTGCCATCCAGGACATGGACAGCGAtgatggagaggaggaagagctcAGATGA